TGATCTTCACAGGTACGACACCTTCTTAAATAGGTAGAATTCCCGCCGAACCGCTCCACAAACCAATCCAGGACCTAGATAAAAATAGAACAAGGCCCAGCAACCAGACAGCAACCGATTTAACCAATAGTAACACTGCCCCTTCAGCCACACTGACCAATCCAGAAGCTGCCCAGTATCCAGCTGGCTTACTTGACCTGAGGGAAATAAACAGAAACACAGGGAACAGACAAGGGGGAAAAAAGGCAGAAAACACAGTCCATAGCAACCTATGTTTCAATGGCACCATGAGGTGCAAAGCCTATTCAGGCCAAGCCCCTATCATTATGTGGAGGCGTTACCTTCaaagctatgtccatgtgtcggcatttacaatttatactctgttcaccactagagctgcgttcatgcgttgctgttgcatcacattgataccctgtcatttcagattgcattcacagctgcgttataccgtgctcttcatgctcacagctgggcccataccatgttttaggcactactcacatccacagctgcgttcacccacctgttcatacatcacttcggcttccacttaaggctgcattttccttttcattgctacatcatggttactcagtattttttCTGGGggagtcagtgcaccgctctgataccgttctcctgatgaacatagctgctttctttcaggtttatgtttcttccctcgctggcgcctggccccgccattagggtctctcgcgcctggcgattaataaatcctgtcacgactacaggcgcttacgaagtcctgtcacgactacaggcgcttACGAAGTCCTGATCCATTAccagagttaagcggcatatgccatcttcTAACTTTTGGGTCCTTTATAAATAATAAGAATAAATTAAAGCGgtggcctggggaataagtataggtgaagtatttgctaccagcaatagttggtgtccgagcagggcctttagcgaatggttggacttcattaagtcttccatcacattcaccattgttatttcagtctgcagctcccgggttcagaccttctcgtaatatgttcatatgatcatcaacataggggtaaatcgtttctgactaccgaccgctctttcaaaacatcaactttagctacctccaaaaacaacGGCATGTGAcagaggtaaggtatatagaagtcgctgatatgtacggtatattccgcaccttcatcgggtagagtcttctgcgttcaaagcgggtgtcgtaatggtatgtatgttttactctaaataaggtctacgctttttggcccctttaggctgccctaccgcagcagttatggcacaattctactgcttgttgcaagatagggttagatgggttagggacacctttctgatagccgctCCGACCACAAATATACTATACAGTCACCGTATGCTGGTATTATTTAGTTATTGTACGGTATTACTATACATTTTGTCAGTTAGAGATGCCTCCCCTTCACCAGAAACAATAATATGACATAATCACCCAATACAGTATCTTATGCAGTCACAGCATGGCATTGCTCCAGTGTTGTGGGTGTCTTGGTAAGACTTCCAACTTTAGTAAGGAAGAAAAATCTGGTTTCCAAATCAGGCACAAATAAAGTCAGGGGACTTTGATGACAATAAAATAATGCCTGACGTACATAGTTTATTGTTTGGTTTATTTTTCCTTAAGTAATTTagtgaaatgaattaaaataaataatccagGGGGTCATAATTAGAGGTGAGCAAAGATTTGGAAAATTCGATTCCGCTGCTTCgcagaataaaaaaatttgcttcgtgacaaattactttgtcacaaagcacattttttgtaagtagccgGCGCAATCACAGGGAGCAGCGATagcgccgctccccatcattgtacccctcaaatTCCGCGTTCATACaggattgcggcatctgagagtaataatacagtgtaaaaacaacatataaaaaaattctatcaTACTTGccgcatccatttgctcgcgacaggccaGCGGCTGCCATCTTTCTTAAAGATTGTGCGCAAAATCTAACGCGGCCCAAGATGATGCcatcacgccggctggcgtggtgacgtcatatgtcaccatgCACAGTATTTCAGACAAGATCTTCAATCAGTATGGGACCggtggcccgtcgcgagcaaatggagggggTAAGACggggtttatttttttacactatttcaggttaaattgattcgctaccacgaagaaTGAGGTAATTCGGCTTTGTATCGAATCGAATGTATCCTGAAATtttgattgaattccactttgctggatttcattcgctcatctctagtcataatctTCACTTGTCACCTCTCCTACTGTGAttgttttaataaaatatttattacacatgAGATGAAATTCTGAAGCATCTGTTCTTACAACTCTGCATTGTTCcagtcctctgttattcctcctagaattttatgaataaattgacaattgggtgttaccagttggggttgtgCCTCTAGAGAGGTTtacactatccagtcagtgctcaCAGACTGTCAGACTGTACGAACACCCCTCTTTGACAAAAGAAATGgtaacaaccttttttttttttctttttttttttattcatacatttctgggAGCAATAACAGGGGAACTAGGCAAAGCAGagctctaacgctgggttcagacctgagcgttcgcgatggagcgctctgtatgcgcgattgtaccggcgtttgcaatcgcgcatacagagacaagcgaacgcccattgtcgcgcgttcccgaaagtctatgtacgggaacgcgcgacaagacgccccaaagaagctcatgtacttcttggagcgtcgggcgttttacagcgtgatcgtacgagctgtaaaacgcccaggtgagaaccatgccgatagggaagcattggtttctccatgttgagcgttttacagcgcgtaggaacgcgctgtaaaacgctcaggtgtgaacccagcctaaggctgggttcacacgggcattgcgggtgaCATGCCGGaacagatgcgggtgcgttgagggaagatgcacgatttttccccgtgaatgcaaagcgttttaatgagttttgcacacacgtgagaaaaatcagcatgtttgttacaagacccgaacccggacttcttcactgaagttcgggtttgggatctgtgttgtgtagattttattattttctcttataacgtggttataagggaaaataatagcattcttaataccgaattctaagtaaattagggctgaaggggttaaaaaaattaataataatttaactcaccgtaatccacttgttcgctcagcccggcttctcttctgtcttcatctttgctgtgcacagaattaggacctttgatgacgtcactgcgctcatcacatggtccatcacatgatccatcaccatagtgatggatcatgtaatggacaacgtgatgagcgcagtgacgtcaccagaggtccttttcctcaaagaagaagacagaagataaGTCGGGCTGCGCTAAcaaatggattaaggtgagttaaatcatttttaaaaaatttttttaacccctccagccctaatttacttagcattctgtattaagaatgctattattttcccttataaccatgttataagggaaaataataaagatcgggtccccatcgtaacctagcaaccatgcgtgaaaatcgcacagcatccacacttgcttgcagatgcttgcgattttcatgcagccccattcatttctatggggcctgcgttgcaagaaaaacgcacaatatagagcagggctggccaacctgaggctctccagctgttgtaaaactacaactcccaccatgctttgctgtaggctgatacctgtaggcagtctgggcatgctgggggttgtagttttgcaacagctggagagcctcaggttggccagccctgatatagagcatactgcgattttccaggacgtccctccatgacagcacccatggaggttgtcctattggtctctgtagggacaggaagcgagagagattaaaaggcccccacccctcccactctccagtgttcttcctgtccctacagggatggGAGCCGAGAGAATCTTTTCCCTGCcctgggaatctatatggggccGAGCCTGGTCGGGGGGgtctccctctcctcttcaggcttcgggggccctaaaAGCTAGCACCTCTCTGGGTAGAGGTCCCCTGGCTTCCCCAGATACCTTCTTTTCTGGCCGCATCGGCGAGGAGCTGAAAGCGGTCGGGAGCGCTGTGTGGTGGCCGCGGTATCAGGGAGCCGAGGCCGCTTCTTCCGGTTCGGGAGCTCTGGGATCGGCTGCGGCTCCTGCGCTCGGCGCTCCTCCCGTTCGGCGTGCAGCCCATGTGACCGGAAGTGCGGGTCACATGGGCGAaagaaagatggcggcgcccagggaaCGCCGAGCCCGGCGGATGCACGCAGGGGGGGTCGACTCTGCATGGCATTGAGTCCCCCCCCACCTGGAAATAAGGAGGCGGAGCCGCGCGGCAACGGGTGGACCAGGTAGGACTTAAATTGAATGTCAGTTTGCTGTCCAGGTGTGGTATGGAGGTCCAGATGTCAGCTATGCAGGACACTAGCGCAGACATCCCTACCCCGAGTCATGTAAGTAAAGTGAGATGTATCCAGGTCCCTCTCCTTTATTCCTTACGCTGGGCTAAGGGTCTCTCTCTCTTCCTACCAGGGGGAGAAAGACACCACGGTTAAGTCGCTGGGAGAGCCTAAAAAGAAACCCAGAAGATGTGCGCTATGCTCAAAGAGACTGGGGGAGGCATatataaaagccctgtgtagtgACTGCCTAGCAAAGATCCTCAGAGACGAACAATCCTCCCTTCTGGCAGACCTGAGAGTGATTGTGAAAGAGGAGATCCAGGCGGCCAGCTCTAGTGTAGCGCAGAAACCCTGTGCcgtctcccctccccccaaaagaCCCCGTGTGCTCAGGGAGTCGGATTCTGAAGAAGAAGGCTTATACCTTTCAGAAGGGGAAACCTTAAAGGGGGACGACGACGCTCAGGGTTCCTCCCATATGGCCGACGATCAGAGAAGATATCTCTTCTCACAAGAAGATCTAGATCCCCTCCTGTCGGCTGTAAGACAGACTATGGATATAGAGGAAGAGGAGCAGACTCGCTCGATACAGGACGAGATGTTCGGCGGCTTAAAAGCTAGGAAGAAAAAATTGTTCCCGGTGAACGAGAATTTGAAGGACCTAGTCATAGACGAATGGGCTGACGCCGATAAGAGAATGTATATACCGCGGGAATTTAAGAACAGGCTTTTGTTCAACCCGGAGGACACAAAACTGTGGGATGTAGTCCCTAAAGTCGATATCCAGGTGGCGAAGGTGGTAAAAAGAACCACCCTCCCCTTTGAGGACTCAGCCCAGTTAAAGGAGCCAATGGATCGGAAGATCGACGGTTTGCTCAAAAGAGCATGGGAAGTTTCGGCCAATAGCATTAACACCAATATTGCTGCTACGTCCGTGGCCAGATCTCTGTGTCTTTGGGTGAACCAGCTGGAAGAACATCTTAGGCAAGACACCCCTAAGGAAGAGATCCTGGCGTCATTACCCCTATTTAAGATGGCTGCATCCTTTGTAGCAGACGCCTCAGCAGAGTCCATAAGATTTGcagcaaaaacagactccctaacCAATACGGCAAGGAGAGCCCTGTGGCTAAAACCCTGGTCGGGGGATATAGCCTCCAAGAATAAACTATGCGCCTTACCCCTTAAAGGTTCTCACCTCTTTGGTCCGGTACTGGATGAGATCCTGGAGAAGACAGCGGACAGAAAGAAGGGGTTTCCGGAGGAAAAAGGAAAGAAACCTTTGCCCTTTCGTAAGACAACCGGCAGCTTCCAGGGCACTCCCAGAGGTAAAGGGAAGACTGGaaggtggagctaccccaaagggggAAAAGGTCGAGGTTTCCTTTTTAACCCCAATTCCAAGCCTgagaaacaatgacgccaggccagtagggggcagactccagttcTTTTGGGAAGAATGGACCAGGATAACCAAAAACCAATACATCCTGGAATCCATCCGAACGGGGTTCAAGATAGAGTTTcgccttcctcctcctcatctgttcCAGACCACAGTCTTTCAATCGACCTCTCTGCAGGACCAGCTCCTGACGGACATCCAAAAACTTCTGACTTTAGGCGCAATCGTACAAGTCCCTCCTTCAGAGGAGTTCAAAGGTCACTACTCAAAACTCTTCCTCATCACAAAACCAGATGGCTCCAAGAGAACCATCATCAAtctgaaatttctgaacaaatggaTAACACATCAtcatttcaagatggaatcaataaaatcgGCAATTCCGTTGATAAGCCCAGGGGCGTTCCTATGCACCCTGGATCTAAAGGACGCATATTATCACGTCCCCATTCACCCTCATTGTCAGCAATATTTGAGGTTCGCAATCAAGAAGGACGGAAGGATTATGCATTTCCAGTTCCAATGTCTCCCGTTTGGAATTTCATCAGCCCCACGcatcttcacaaaggtagtggcggagatagttgcctatctaagacagagacaggtaactATAGTTCCCTACCTAGACGACTTTCTGCTTGTGGCAGACTCAGAGGAGGAGTTAGAGCTTCACAAAGGAAGGactctatctttactcactcgtcTAGGATGGAAAATAAACCTGGAGAAATCGGACCTACAACCAGCAACGCAAAAGAAGTTCCTAGGAACCCTCCTAAATTCCGTGACCCAGTACTCTCTTCTTCCCCAAGACAAGCAGGTCAGCATAAGGGAAAGAATAAGAGCCTTCAaactaaagaaaaaacggacTCTGCGGGAAGCCATGCAGGTCCTAGGACTGATGACCTCATGCATCACAACTGTTCCTTGGGCCCAGTTCCATACAAGAACCCTCCAGGCGGAGGTCCTCGCTTCTTGGGACAAGGACCACAGATCACTAAACACCAAGGTATCTCTTTCAGACGGGGCGGTAAACTCCCTCTCCTGGTGGTTGGTAACAGAAAACCTGTCCCGAGGAGTTGCCTGGAACACGATACCGCTCAAAACATTAACCACGGACGCAAGCAGCCATGGTTGGGGAGCCCACCTAGGGGACCAGTTCTTTCAGGGCAGTTGGTCCGACGCAGACGCCCTAAGATCCTCAAACTACAGGGAATTGAAAGCGGTCTGGGAGTCCCTAAGAGCGGCAGAACATCTCCTCATAGGTCATCATGTCCGAGTGCTATCGGACAACGTAACAACAGTTTGCTACATAAAAAGACAAGGAGGGACGAAGAATCCTCATCTCCAGGACCTAGCGAATCTCATCTTCAGCTGGTCAGAGGAGAAGATCTTGTCCATTTCAGCCACACACCTGAAGGGATCTCTCAATTACACAGCGGACTTTCTCAGCCGACAATTAGTCAGGCCAGGGGAATGGAAGTTGAACCAGGAGGTATTCCAAATGATTTGCCAACAGTGGGGGAGACCTCAGGTGGATTTATTTGCGTCCAGCAGAAATACTCAGCTGGACTATTTCTTCTCGCTAGACCCAAGAGGAGGACCACTGGCGGTGGATGCTCTTTCCCAACCTTGGGATATGAGCCTAGCCTACGCttttcccccacttctcctcataccgctaatcctgaagaaattgagagGGTGCTCATCCACGCTGATCTTGGTAG
This portion of the Bufo gargarizans isolate SCDJY-AF-19 chromosome 1, ASM1485885v1, whole genome shotgun sequence genome encodes:
- the LOC122944866 gene encoding lamina-associated polypeptide 2-like, translated to MEVQMSAMQDTSADIPTPSHGEKDTTVKSLGEPKKKPRRCALCSKRLGEAYIKALCSDCLAKILRDEQSSLLADLRVIVKEEIQAASSSVAQKPCAVSPPPKRPRVLRESDSEEEGLYLSEGETLKGDDDAQGSSHMADDQRRYLFSQEDLDPLLSAVRQTMDIEEEEQTRSIQDEMFGGLKARKKKLFPVNENLKDLVIDEWADADKRMYIPREFKNRLLFNPEDTKLWDVVPKVDIQVAKVVKRTTLPFEDSAQLKEPMDRKIDGLLKRAWEVSANSINTNIAATSVARSLCLWVNQLEEHLRQDTPKEEILASLPLFKMAASFVADASAESIRFAAKTDSLTNTARRALWLKPWSGDIASKNKLCALPLKGSHLFGPVLDEILEKTADRKKGFPEEKGKKPLPFRKTTGSFQGTPRGKGKTGRWSYPKGGKGRGFLFNPNSKPEKQ